The nucleotide window GATTTCGGGTCTACTGGCGGTAGCTGACCAGGAAGTTGCCCAGCCGTTCGATCGCGGCGGCAAGTTCGCGTGACCACGGCAACGTCACCAAGCGCAGGTGATCCGGTGTCGGCCAATTGAACCCGGTGCCCTGCGTGACCAATATCTTCTCCGACAGCAGCAGTTCCAGCACGAGTTGCTCATCGTCGGTGATGTCGTAGACCTCGGGGTCCAGCCGCGGAAACACATACAGCGCACCGGTCGGCTTGACGCATGACACTCCGGGAATCTCGTTGAGTTTGGTCCAGGCGAGGTCGCGCTGCTCGAGTAGGCGGCCCCCAGGAAGTACCAAGTCCTCGATGCTTTGGTGGCCACCCAGCGCCACCTGAATCGCATGCTGCGCCGGCACATTGGGGCACAGCCGCATATTGGCCAGCAGGTTGATTCCTTCGATGAAGCTGCTGGCATGGTCCTTAGGCCCGGTGATTGCCAACCACCCCGCCCGGTACCCGGCCACCCGGTAGGCTTTGGACAGGCCATTAAACGTGAGGCACAACATATCCGGGGCAAGCGAAGCCACACTGATGTGCTTGGCATCGTCGTAGAGGATTTTGTCGTAGATCTCATCGGCTAGCAGCAGCAGTTGGTGCTTGCGCGCCAACTCCACCATCTGCGTAAGGATCTCGCGGCTGTAGACCGCGCCGGTGGGGTTGTTCGGGTTGATCACGACAAGCGCCTTGGTCCGCTCGGTGATCTTGGACTCCAGATCGGCAATATCCGGTTGCCAGTCCTGCGTCTCGTCGCACAGGTAGTGCACCGGCGTGCCACCCGCCAGGGAGGTCGACGCCGTCCACAGGGGGTAGTCCGGCGCCGGGATCAACACCTGATCGCCGTTGTCCAGCAAGGCCTGCAGCGTCATGGTGATCAGCTCGGATACCCCGTTGCCCAGATAGACGTCGTCGACATCAAACCGGGGGAAGCCGTCGACGAGTTCGTAGCGGGTTACGACGGCGCGCCGGGCAGGCAGGATGCCCTGGGAATCGGAGTAGCCCTGTGCGTACGGTAGCGCCTGGATCATGTCGCGCATGATCACGTCGGGAGCCTCGAAGCCAAACGGCGCCGGATTGCCGATGTTGAGCTTGAGGATGCGGTGCCCTTCGGCCTCCAGCCGCGCGGCGTGCTGGTGCACGGGGCCGCGGATCTCGTACAAGACGTCCTGAAGCTTGGACGACTGCGCGAAGGGGCGCTGGCGCTGATGGCTGGAAGCGTGCCCGGGCAGCTGGTGGGTAGTCACGTCCACCATGGTCTCATCGCTGTCCACCGATATTTGCTGATGGGTGCCAAACCGTGATCAGCGCTTGCCCGGTGGACGCGCGCCGGGCGCCATACCTAGCCCTTTCACCGGCGCCGTCGGCGGAGCGGATGGGGTGGAGTCCCCGTCGGTTTGCTTGGACGGCTCCGGCTCGGATTTTGCTTCGGGTTCCGTTTCGGCGGGTGCCGCCGGTGCTGCTTGGGCAGGTGTCTTTTTGGCCCCCGGTCGCTTGGCGCCGGCGGCGATACCCAGGCCTTTGACCGGTGCGGCAGGTTTGGCCGGTTCGACCGGTGCCTCGTTTGCCTGCGCTGCATCGGCCGTTTCCGGAGCCGCAGCGGCCTGGGGTGCAGCCTTCTTGGCGCCTGGCCGTTTGGCGCCGGCGGCGATACCCAGGCCTTTGGCCGGCGCGGCGGGGGCGGCCGGTGCTTCCGGCGCGCCGGATTGAGCCTCTGCTGCCGGGGCTGCTGGGGCTTTCTTGGCGCCCGGTTTCTTGGCGCCCGCGGCAAGGCCGAGACCTTTAGCCGGTGCCGCCGGGGCTTCGGTTGTCTTGGCTTCAGCTGCCGAGCTGGCCGGTGCCGGGGCTTTCTTGGCGCCAGGGCGCTTGGCGCCACCCGCTATGCCCAAACCTTTGACCGGTGCCACGGGGGCAGCGGACGCTGGTGTCTCGGCCTCGGTCGGAGCCTCGGCGGTTGCCTCAGTCGGTGCGGTTGCCGTGCTGGCTTTGGGTGCCACCTTCTCCGCTTTGGCGGCTCGCTTCTCGGCCTCCTTTGCGGCGGTGCCCTTCGCCGGCAGCGTCACCTTGTCGCGGTCGAGTGACCCGAGCAGCACCTGAGCCACGTCAAGCACCTCGACACCGGTGCGACCGGCCTCTTCCTGCCGGTCATTGACGCCGTCGGTCACCATCACACGACAGAACGGGCACGCGGTAGCGATGGCGGAGGCGTTAGTGGCCAGTGCCTCGTCGACGCGTTCGTGGTTGATCCGCTTGCCGATGTGTTCTTCCATCCACATGCGAGCGCCGCCGGCGCCGCAGCAGAAGCTGCGCTGGGCGTGGCGCGGCATTTCGGTCAGGTTCGCCCCCGCGGCGCCGATCAGCTCACGGGGTGCCTCGTAGACCTTGTTGTGTCGGCCCAAATAACACGGGTCGTGGTAGGTGATGTCCTGAGATACGGGAGTCACAGGGACCAATCTGTGGTCCCGGATCAACCGGTTGAGTAGTTGGGTGTGGTGCAACACGGTGTAGTTGCTGCCTAGCTGGCGGTACTCCTTGCCGAGGGTGTTGAAGCAGTGTGGGCAGGTGACGACGATCTTGCGGTCGACCGTTTCGACGCCTTCGAACAGCCCGTCGAGGGTCTCGACGGCCTGCTGGGCCAGCTGTTGGAACAAAAACTCGTTGCCGGACCGGCGGGCGGAGTCGCCGTTGCAGGTTTCCGCGCTGCCCAGCACCAAAAACTTCACCCCGGCGATGGAGAGCAGCTCGGCGACGGCCTTGGTGGTTTTCTTGGCCTTGTCGTCGTAGGCGCCCGCGCAGCCCACCCAGAACAGGTACTCGTAGCCGTCAAAGCTGTCGACATCCTCGCCGTAGACCGGGACGTCGAAATCGACTTCGTCGATCCAGTTGGTCCGGTCCGAGGCATTCTGGCCCCACGGATTGCCCTTGTTTTCCAGGTTCTTGAACAGCACCGACAACTCGGAGGGGAACTCCGACTCCATCATCACCTGGTAGCGGCGCATGTCGACGATGTGGTCGATGTGTTCAATATCCACCGGGCACTGCTCGACGCAGGCGCCGCAGGTCACGCACGACCACAACACGTCCGGATCGATGACACCGCCCTGTTCGGCGGTGCCGACCAGCGGACGAGCCGCTTGCTCGGGTCCGTGCCCAGGGACCCGGCCGAACCCGGATTCCGGCACATGGTGGCCCTCTTCGGCGGCGCTCTCCAGGTCAAGACCCTCGATCGGATCTGCAGTCTTCTCGCCAAGGATGTAGGGGGCCTTGGCCATCCAGTGGTCGCGCAGGTCCATGATGACGAGCTTGGGTGACAGCGGCTTGCCGGTGTTCCAGGCCGGGCACTGCGATTGGCAGCGGCCGCACTCGGTGCAGGTGGCGAAGTCGAGCATGCCCTTCCAGGTGAAGTCCTCGATCTTCCCGCGGCCGAAAACCGCTTCATCGGGCGGATTCTCGAAGTCGACCGGCTTGCCGTCGGATTCAACCGGCAGCAACGGGCCGAGCCCATCGGGCAGTCGTTTGAAGGTGACGTTGATCGGCGCCAGGAAGATGTGCAAGTGCTTGGAGTGCAGCACGATGATCAAGAACGCGAGCATGACGGCGATGTGCAGGAGCAGCGCCGTGGTTTCGATGATCTCGTTGGCTGGCTGGCCCAGCGGACGCAGGATGGCGCCGAAGAGTTGGGAAAGGAAAGCGCCTTTGCCGTAGGGCAGCGTCCCGTTGTTGACCGCCGAACCCCGGACCAGCACATAGGTCCAGATGACGTTGAAGATCATGAATAGGACAAGCCATGCGCCGCCATTGTGTGAGCCGTAGAACCGTGAACTCCGACCGATCTCGCGGGGGTTCCGCACGATACGGATGACGGCGAAGGTAGCGATGCCGAGAAAGACGGCGGTGGCAAAGAAGTCTTGCAGGAAGCCCAGTGCGTCCCACCGACCGATGATCGGGATGTGGAACTGCTCCTCGAAGAGGAAGCCGTAGGCCTCGATGTAGACCGTGAGCAGGATGAAGAAGCCCCACATGGTGAAGAAGTGCGCGACACCCGGGATCGACCATTTCAGCAGCCGGCGCTGCCCGAAAACCTCGCTGATTTGCGTCCAGACGCGGGCGCCGACGTTGTCGGTGCGCCCGGAGGCCGGCTGCCCAGACATCGTCAGCTTGTACAGCCACCAGACCCGGCGCAGTGCGAACACGACCACCAACGCGGTCATGCCCATTCCCACTATCAGCCTGATGAGCATCTGCGTGGTCACCGAAGGTCACCCCAATTCGTAGTCATTCCGGCTTCACCAAGCCACGCCCATTCGTTGTCGGTTTACGGGCGCTGCGTCTTTGCTGCCTGGTTAACCTGCCCATCGTGACATCCGTACCGCTTTGCGCGCGAGATAGGTTGTCCTAAGTTGACTCACAGTATTGCTGGCCGGTGATCGCTTATCGGCGTGATCTCGACACGATTGACGGTGGCATCCGCATCCGGCGGCACTTAGCGCAGTGGATCGGGCGGTGTCGGCAGGCCGTCCTCGATCGGGATGTCGAACGCGAACACCATGTAGCTCATCGTCGCGTACAGCCCGCATAACACCACAAGTTCGACCACCCCGGCTTCTCCGTAGGCAGCCACGATCCGATCCTGGATGCCGCTCGGGATTGACCTTTTGGCAGTTACCGCGTCGACTGCCTGCAGTACGGCTTGGGACGCGTTTGGCAGGGTGGCTGGCACCGCGCCGGCGGTGAGTTCCGCGATCGTGTCCGCGGAGACGCCTGCCTGTTGAGCGGGGCGCTGGTGGTGGCTCCATTCGTAGCCGGAGCCCTGCCTAGTGGCGAAGCGCAGGATTATCAGCTCACGGATGTCATCGGGCAGCGTGCCATGGAAGCGCAAGTGTTCGCCCAGAGCACCGACTTTGCCGGCCAACGCGGGGTTATTGAACATCCGTACGTACACCTCACCGAGCCGGGCGCGGCCCTCGGCATGGGCGCGTACCGATGCCATCCGGTCGAAGATGGCCTTGTCCTCGGCCTCCAGCTGGTCGGTCGGATCCGGTAGCTGGGCCATACGTCGTTTCCTCCCACTCACACTGCCGTCGACGTTAAAGGGGCCGATCGGGCGGCGCCCCGCGACACGGCCCGCGACAAGTGCAATCCGACACCGCTTCGCCGACACGTGTCGAGATCCCGCACTTCCACCTCTGCGTCGTGTGCGCCGACATCCCTGTATAA belongs to Mycobacterium basiliense and includes:
- a CDS encoding (Fe-S)-binding protein, which translates into the protein MTTQMLIRLIVGMGMTALVVVFALRRVWWLYKLTMSGQPASGRTDNVGARVWTQISEVFGQRRLLKWSIPGVAHFFTMWGFFILLTVYIEAYGFLFEEQFHIPIIGRWDALGFLQDFFATAVFLGIATFAVIRIVRNPREIGRSSRFYGSHNGGAWLVLFMIFNVIWTYVLVRGSAVNNGTLPYGKGAFLSQLFGAILRPLGQPANEIIETTALLLHIAVMLAFLIIVLHSKHLHIFLAPINVTFKRLPDGLGPLLPVESDGKPVDFENPPDEAVFGRGKIEDFTWKGMLDFATCTECGRCQSQCPAWNTGKPLSPKLVIMDLRDHWMAKAPYILGEKTADPIEGLDLESAAEEGHHVPESGFGRVPGHGPEQAARPLVGTAEQGGVIDPDVLWSCVTCGACVEQCPVDIEHIDHIVDMRRYQVMMESEFPSELSVLFKNLENKGNPWGQNASDRTNWIDEVDFDVPVYGEDVDSFDGYEYLFWVGCAGAYDDKAKKTTKAVAELLSIAGVKFLVLGSAETCNGDSARRSGNEFLFQQLAQQAVETLDGLFEGVETVDRKIVVTCPHCFNTLGKEYRQLGSNYTVLHHTQLLNRLIRDHRLVPVTPVSQDITYHDPCYLGRHNKVYEAPRELIGAAGANLTEMPRHAQRSFCCGAGGARMWMEEHIGKRINHERVDEALATNASAIATACPFCRVMVTDGVNDRQEEAGRTGVEVLDVAQVLLGSLDRDKVTLPAKGTAAKEAEKRAAKAEKVAPKASTATAPTEATAEAPTEAETPASAAPVAPVKGLGIAGGAKRPGAKKAPAPASSAAEAKTTEAPAAPAKGLGLAAGAKKPGAKKAPAAPAAEAQSGAPEAPAAPAAPAKGLGIAAGAKRPGAKKAAPQAAAAPETADAAQANEAPVEPAKPAAPVKGLGIAAGAKRPGAKKTPAQAAPAAPAETEPEAKSEPEPSKQTDGDSTPSAPPTAPVKGLGMAPGARPPGKR
- a CDS encoding pyridoxal phosphate-dependent aminotransferase yields the protein MDSDETMVDVTTHQLPGHASSHQRQRPFAQSSKLQDVLYEIRGPVHQHAARLEAEGHRILKLNIGNPAPFGFEAPDVIMRDMIQALPYAQGYSDSQGILPARRAVVTRYELVDGFPRFDVDDVYLGNGVSELITMTLQALLDNGDQVLIPAPDYPLWTASTSLAGGTPVHYLCDETQDWQPDIADLESKITERTKALVVINPNNPTGAVYSREILTQMVELARKHQLLLLADEIYDKILYDDAKHISVASLAPDMLCLTFNGLSKAYRVAGYRAGWLAITGPKDHASSFIEGINLLANMRLCPNVPAQHAIQVALGGHQSIEDLVLPGGRLLEQRDLAWTKLNEIPGVSCVKPTGALYVFPRLDPEVYDITDDEQLVLELLLSEKILVTQGTGFNWPTPDHLRLVTLPWSRELAAAIERLGNFLVSYRQ
- a CDS encoding carboxymuconolactone decarboxylase family protein, which encodes MAQLPDPTDQLEAEDKAIFDRMASVRAHAEGRARLGEVYVRMFNNPALAGKVGALGEHLRFHGTLPDDIRELIILRFATRQGSGYEWSHHQRPAQQAGVSADTIAELTAGAVPATLPNASQAVLQAVDAVTAKRSIPSGIQDRIVAAYGEAGVVELVVLCGLYATMSYMVFAFDIPIEDGLPTPPDPLR